The Leptospira neocaledonica DNA window TCAAAAAAATGAAAACAGAGAAGATTGATCTATTCCAAATCCATAATTTACTAGATACTCAAACTCATCTCAAAACATTAAGAGGCTTAAAAGAAAAAGGGAAAATCCGTTATATCGGTTTAACCCATTTTACCACGTCTGCGTTTTCTGAGATGGAAAGGATCTCTGAAAAAGAAAAACCTGACTTCTTACAGATACCTTATTCTATTCAAACGCGTGAAGCAGAGAATAGAATTTTGCCTTTTGCTCAGGAACATGGGATCGCAGTCCTGATCAATCGTCCTTTCGAAGAAGGGGGACTTTTTAGAAATACAAAAGGAAAAATTTTGCCGGAGTATTTTAAGGAATGGGATTGTTCTTCTTTTGCTCAAGCCTTCTTAAAATATATTCTTTCTCATCCCGCTGTGACTTGCGCGATCCCTGCGACTTCTAAGATTTCCCATCTTAAAGATAATATGGGCGCCGGTATTGGCAGATTTCCGGAAGGGAAAGAGAGAAAAGTTTTCTTATCCAACCTTCTAGACGCAATGGACTGAAATTTCCTTCACGTTATAGATTTTACACTTTCCATTCGGAAAGCGGGGAGTACAATATTACCTCTTCTGGAGGAGTCTATGTCGGAACCGCTTTGGAGAACTCACCCTTTGGCCTGGAAGGCATCGGGAGCTTTCTTTGAATGGAAAAAAAGGAAACTATTCTATCGAATAGGTGGAGAAGGAGAAGCACTTCTTCTTTTACACGGCTTTCCCACTTCTTCCTGGGACTGGAAGGATGTATGGGAATCTCTTACTCATCAGTACAAAGTTTTGACCTTAGATTATCTAGGCTTTGGTTTTTCCGAAAAACCGAAAGACGGACATTATTCTATTTATGAATACGCTGACCAAGCGGAGTTCTTCTTGCAAGAACAAGGGATCAAAAAGGTACATCTTCTCGCTCATGACCTAGGAGATACTGTAGCACAAGAATTAGTTGCAAGATTCAGGGAGAAATTATCCGGACAGAGAATTGGTGGACCTGATCTGGAGTCTGTGTTCTTTCTAAACGGCGGGATCTTTCCGGAAACACATAGACCTAGAACAGTACAAAAATTATTAAACGGCCCTCTGGGATTTTTATTCTCACGTTTAGTGAACAAGACCTCCTTCCAAAAAAGTTTTTCAGAAGTATTTGGACCGAATACCAAACCTCACCAAGATGAGTTGGATGGATTTTGGGAATGTGTGAATAACGGAGGTGGGAAGGCGATTTATCATAAATTGATAAGATACATGAGAGAAAGAAAAATTTTCAGAGATAGATGGGTCGGAGCAATTCTGGACAGCCCGATCCCGTACGCATTGGCCGACGGTTTAGAAGACCCCGTCAGCGGTAGACATGTGGTGGACCGATTGAGAGAGATGAGACCGGACGCAAAAGTGTACGAACTCTCCGGTATAGGACATTATCCTCAAACAGAAGCTGCAGACCAGGTTTTAAAAGTGTACTCGAACTTCAGATCGAAACTTTGATATTTCTCAGATAGTTTGGTGACCGGATTTATTTCCTTGAAAAAAGGAAGAAATCTGCCAAACTGTAAAGAAAGCGAAAGATTTGATGGGTAAGGTTGCATACAATAATCCTCGTTTTTTCGATTTTGTATACGACGACTTTTTATGCGCGGCGGTGGACTCTCACATCGCTCAATCCGGAGTCTTATTTCATTCTCTTACCAAAGAAAGTGTTTGGGAACTTTTCGAGATCACCGGGGTTCTGGCAGAACTTAAAAAAAGAGGATACGATTCTTTCCAACTGGATCTTTCCGGAAGTGACGACACTTACCAAAAACTCATTCTCACTTATCAGAACGAAATTATAGTTCATCTACGTTTGAGCATCCAAGAATATAGGATCCGTCTCAACGATTACTTCTTCAAAGAAAAATACCTGGTTGTGAATTGGCTCCAGACACGTCATCCGAAACAGGAAGGACGAGACCCCGCTCGTTTGTATCCGGGGCAAGATGTTCCTGGACTTGGGATTTTTCCGGAGATGTCGGACCTGATCGGGTTTCTGATCATCTCTCTCCGATTGAATGGAGCAGTGATACGTCCCGAGTATTTTCATGACGCAGTACTCTTCTCCCGTAAATTCCATTTTTTAGAAGCGGATTCCAAGGCTCTTTACCAGGCTCTGAGAACTACTTTCCCAAAACATTCTATCCGAGCCATCTCCACACTATTGCAACACGGAAAGATCGTAGATGCTAAACGGGGAGTGATCGAATGGAAACCGATAGAGATGATTTTCTTTTTGGAAAAATCTTTAAACTTCTTCGTGTTCAATCGTAAATTCGAGAAGAAGGTTTCCAAGATACTTTCTACCTATAAACTCTCTCTGGTCGAAGGTGCCGAGGCAGAGTTAGGACTAAATACTTAGCACTATTTTGAACGAGTGTTACGCGATTATTTTTTCGTAGGAAAACCATTTTCTTCTCCCGTCTTATCCATTTATAGTATAGGTTTGGCCATTATTCTAATGTCCGGAGGGTCCTCGTGGAGAAAAGAAAACAGGTAAGGGTCGTCCCTTTCCCTAAACAACCAGTTCAACTCCAATTGATGGGAAACGGTTTTTTAGATATCCTCGTAGCCCAGGACGTTAGCGAGGGAGGGATCGCAGTTCGTGTACCTCATAAATTTGATGGCTGTGATATTCATTCCAGCGTGGAAATTGTGGTTTCTCTGCCCGGATATAAACCATTTAAAGCATTAGGTAAAATTACACACTTAAGCGCATCCAAGGAAGCACAGGGTCTTTTCGGTCTCCAATTCACGCAAATCGACGTAAAAGGTAAGGGATTTCTTCTCGATTATGTCAAAAAACTGACCTCACTCCGCAGAATGGCAGGTTAATTGGCCAAGTCAGTCATCGGAATTTCTTTCCAGCGTAATCCGACTGTAACCATTTAGGATGATAGATAGAAGCATCCTAACAAGGAAAAGAAGGACGACAATGGGATCAGGAACAGTCCAAAAAAAGCAAAAAGTAGAACGTAAGCTTGAAGTAAGGATCGCAGAGAACCAACTCGAGATCGAAAGAACTTTAGCTCTTCGTTATGATGTATTCAATCTGGAGTTGGGAGAAGGTTTACCTCAATCCGCAGCTACACGTAAAGACAGAGATGAATACGATTTATTTTGCGACCACCTTATCGTAGTGGATAAGAATAGAGACGACATGATTGTCGGAACCTATCGAATCCTACGCCGTAGCGTTGCTAAGGCGAATCTGGGATTCTACTCCGATAACGAATTCGATATCACTAAAATTTACGAATTAGAAAGGGAACCTGCAGAGATCGGACGCAGCTGTGTTCATCCTGAATACAGAGACGGATCCGTGATTTCTCTTCTTTGGGGCGGACTCGCTCAATATATGAAGAAGAACAATATCGGATACCTTTTCGGTTGCGGTTCAGTTCACAGCACGGATGCTCAATCTGCAAATGAAGTTTATGCATTCTTGAAAGATAAACAAGCTCTCGCTGGAGAAGCTTTCGACGTAAAACCTCTTCCAGGATTCGAGATGCCAGGTTTCGATCAGAACTACAGTCCTGAAGATATCAAAGAAGTTTCTAAAAGAATCCCTGCATTGATTAAAGGTTATATTAGAGCCGGATCAACAATCTGCGGAATTCCAGCATTGGATGCAGTTTTCAAGACTACCGACTTCTTTATCATTTTCGATATCAAAGACATCGAAGCAAGATACAGCAAACATTACCTAGAATAGAACTTAGGAAACTTTAGTTTTTTCGTAAGGACGGGTCTCAAATGAGGCCCGTTTTTGTTTTTAGCCCCATTTCAGCGCTTAAATATGGGCCGATACACCTTGACCGTTTGGGCTTTCGATTTTTTTCTATACTAAATTAGCCTCAAACAAGCGAAACCCATTGGGTCCCTCATGAATCAAATTGATTTCCAACATCCCTCTTTTAAGGACCAGATCCGGTTTTATGTATTGGTCTTTCTGTCCTTTTTGGTCATGAGTTTGGGGTATTATTTAGGGATTTCTTCTTATATTCTAGGTTGGTTTGCTTTCTGTATCTCTGCATTCTCCGTGGCAGGTAATGATGCTGTCCAAACTGTGGGCACATTCATAGAAAGTAAAAAATCAGTACATTGGTTCCCGAAACTTGCTGCCTTGGGTGGACTTCTTGCTTTGGTGTTTGGATACGCTTGGTGGTCAGGTAGCGGAGAAGTTCATTTTCACAGGTTGGATAATTTTACACCTCCTGCAGAATATAATTTTCTACAATTGATTGCACCTATCGTTCTAGTAGTGATCACTAGAATGAAATCTCCGATCTCAACCACATTTTTGATCCTGGGATTATTCGGCGGGCAGAATATAGAGAAGATGCTGACTAAATCCTTTTTAGGATACATGATTGCATTTATCACCGCGTTGGTCGTCTGGGGGATCTTAGTAAAAGTAGATCCGAAAGAATATTATGACGACCATATGCCCGATCCAAGAACCGAAAGAAAATGGGCGATCTTACAATGGTTTTCCACTTTGTTTTTATGGGCAGCATGGCTTGCGCAAGATGCCGCTAATATAGTGGTCTATCTTCCTAGACAATTGAATTGGATGGAACTTGCCGGAGCTGTTTCTATTCTGATCGGGGCTCTTGGAATCATATTATATACGAATGGCGGGACCATCCAAGAGATAGTGACGGAGAAGTCTGACATCCAATGGTCCAAAGCGGCAACTATCGTAGATCTAGTATATGCGAGTATTTTAATATTCTTCCAAAAGATCAGCAATATGCCTATGTCCACCACCTGGGTTTTCTTGGGAATGCTTGCGGGAAGAGAAATCGTTTTAAATTTCCTTACCTACAGGGATGCTCCCTATTTGGAAACATTCCGCAAAGTAGGTAAGGATGTACTTCTTGCATCTATCGGGATTGCGATAAGTATTTTTATATTCTTACTCGCTTCTCAGTTTTATCCGGAAAAGACTTCGTTTATTCCTAAATTCCTGAAGTAATTTCGATCATTTTACACAGCATTTTCGATTCTATAGATGCATGATTTGGCGATAGCAGTGCTATCGATTAGATATGCTGTACAATCCTTTGTCCAACGATCGAGTTGGTTGTTTTGTTTCAATTTAGTTAAAGCTTTCTCATACAACATACTACATAGATATCTCGAAGTAATGATCATCAAATTTTCTGCGACCCTTTCTTTAGCTTGATCGTCTTCGATTGCTCTGAATTTCGTTATTGCATCTTCGAATATTTTGGATTGTTCAGTGAGGAATTTAGAAGGCGATTTTATTTCCGCGTTAATTGATTCCAAATATTTTTTAAAATTTCCATCTCCAGTCATTCCCGCCACGATTGCTCCGACTGCAATTCGAACATGGATCTGGCTTGTTCCTTCGTAGATCGTATTGATTCTAGAATCTCTAAATATTCTAGCCACATCGTAGTCTTCCGTATAACCGGCTCCACCATGAATTTGGATGGCTAGGCCCGCACATTTATGACCTTCTTCCGAACAATAGTATTTTGCGATAGGGGTTAAGACTGAAGCTAGATTTCCCCATTTTTTTACTCTTTCGTCTTTTCGGATTTCTCTATCTTCTTTATTTCCTTTTTCCAGGCGGATCTGGTGATGCTGATACATATCTACAACGCGGGCGGTTTCAAACGTAAGAAGTCTAGATGCGTTCACTTCTCTTTGGATTTTGTGAAGCATTTCGGCAACTGCAGGAATTTCTGCGATCGGTTTTCCGAACTGTTGTCTTTCTTCGGCATATTTTCGAGATTCATAATATGCTCCGGCCCCGGCACCTGGACCACATGCCGCACTCCCGAGTCTCATAAAATTTGTCATACCAGTAGTGTATCTGGTGAGGCCGAGACCTTCTTGCCCTAAGAGTTCACCGTAACTGTTTTCATATACTACTTCGCAGGTAGGAGATGCATGGATTCCCATTTTTGTTTCAATACCTGCAATCGTTACATCAGAACTTTTTACCAAGAATACGGATAATCCCCGAGCTCCTCCGTTACCTGTTCGTGCAAGAGTCAATAGACTGGAAGGATAGGGCCCGAGTCCGCAACCTTGGGATATAAAACGTTTTGTTCCGTTTAGACGATAATGTCCGTCTTCCATTTTTACAGCAGTCGTTCTGACATTATTTAGGTCGGACCCGAAATCCGGTTCGGTAAGAGACATTGCAAAAAGAGTTTCTCCAGTTGCTGCCTTTGCCGCAAAATTTTCTATCTGTTCTTCTGTCCCGTACCTGGAAACAATTTGAGCCAAATTCAATAGAGCAACGGTCATACAAAAAGAAACATCCGCTCTTGCCATGATCATTCCGTAAAATGCACTCATGGTTCCTGGTAGTCCTAATCCTCCTGCTTCTCTCGAAATAGAAAAAGGCATGAGTCCTGTGTCGCGGAATTTCTCGTATATCGATGTAGTTTCGTCCGGAAAGATTACTGTTCCATTTTCGTAGCGCAGATGTTTCCTATCCATGATACTAGAAAGTTGAGAAACGTCTTTTCCGAAAAATTCACCCAATGATTCAAGACTCGATCTATATAGTTCTACCGCTTCTTCGACGCTTGAGGGAGCCATTTCATATCTTGGGTTATTCGTTTTTTTATAAAGTTCGTGGTCGAAAAATTCTTCGCCTTCTGTTGATTTTACGATCGAAGACCAATCAATTAAGTGTTCAAAAAATAATTTTAAATCTTCGTCGTCTGTAAAATAATTATTAGCTATCATATTCCCTCTTTTATCTATGCAATCGCAGAGACTTTATTTTCTTTTCCTATACTGTAAGCGGCATTCAATCCTTCTAAAAATGCCCTCTCTGCATCAATTCCTTTGGAATCCTTTGCCCCACCGATAATAAATATTTGTTTTTGTGGGTGTAAAGATTTATAGCTCTCATAGAGAGAACTTTCTTTTTCCTGTCCTACACACAGGACCAAGGAATCGCATGGATAAAGAACTTCCTCTCCGTTTTTCAAGGTTACCTTAAGACCGTCTTTCGTGATTTCCTTATAGTTGAGTCCCTGAAAGAATTCTACTCCGGAAGCTTCTAATTCTTGTTTGAGAGCCCAAAAAGTAGTAGGTCCGAGACCGGCACCATGTTTTCCGCTTCTCCTAAAAATCGCAACATCTCTTTCCGATTTATGAGGTTGGATAACCGCATTCGTAAACGAACTGATATTATATTTTTTTGAATAAGATTCGAGACTAGGATCGTTTTCTTCAGTCAGTTTATGAGCCACATCAACGCCTATCCCGCCTCCACCGATCACAGCTACTTTTTTCCCCGCTTTGAATTTACCGTTCAAATAGTCCGTGTAATTTCCTGCCGGAAGAATATCAATACCGGGCAGAGTAAATTCTCTCGGTTTAACACCTGTTGCAAATATAATCGCATCTGGATTCAATTCTTCAAGTAGCTTTAGATCGCAATTTGTATTTAAACGGATATCTACTCCGAGTGCCGGAAGTTCGTTTTTGAAATAACGGAGTGTTTCTTTAAATTCAGATTTACCTGGTATATTAGAAGCAAATAGGAATTGTCCTCCTAACTCGTCCGCTTTTTCAAGAAGTATAACTTCATGGCCAAAAGAAGCACTGGCTCTCGCCGCCTCAAGACCACCCGGGCCTGATCCAATCACTACAACTTTTTGCGGTTTCACATTGGGATCCATTTCGTATTCCAATTCATTGACGGCTTGGGGATTAACAAGACAGGAAACAGATTTATCTATAAAGGCATGGTCCAAACAGGATTGGTTGCATGCGATACATGTGTTGATCCGATCTGACATACCTGTCCGTATTTTTTTTACTATAAACGGATCTGCGAGAAACGGTCTCGCCATGGAAATTATATCAGCCTGATTATTATCAAAAATTCTTTGTGCAGTGATCGGATCGTTTACTCGGTTAGATGCAATGATAGGAATGCCGGGAGTTTTTTCTTTGATTCGTCCCGCAATATTTGCCCAGGCTCCTCTTGGAACTAATTGGCTGATAGTAGGGATTCTTGATTCATGCCAACCGATCCCAATATTCAAAGCGGATACACCTTCTTGGTGTAATGTTTTAGCAAGAGTACATACTTCTTCAAAAGTTGGGTTTCCTGGGATGAGATCGATTCCGGACATTCTGAAAATGATCGGAAAACCTTCCGGAAGATTTTTTTTGACTGCTCGTAAAACTTCAACAGCCATGTTCATTCGCCTTTTGGAATCTCCTCCAAAATGATCGTCCCTATGATTCGTTACAGGGGAGAAGAACTGGTTAATGAGATATCCTTCGCTTCCCATAATTTCCACAGCTCCAAATCCGGTTTCTCTCGCGAGCTTTGCTGCGATCCCGAAATCTTCTGCGGTTTTCCAACATTCTTCTTCTGTAAGAGCCCTAGGAACATATCTATTGATCGGAGCGCGGAGGGCAGAAGGGCCTACACAGTTTCTATCGAACGCATAACGTCCTGCGTGGAATAGTTGAGCACACATCGTTCCGTTTCCATTTAAAAGAGCATTCATCTCCTGTAATTCGGATGCGTGTTCTTCTTTCTGTATATTGAAGAAGTGTTTGGATCCTCTTCCTTCTTCATTCACACTGATTCCACCGGTGACTATGAGGCCGACTCCTCCTTCAAATCGTTTTCCGTAGAATGCAGCCATTCTTTCTGCGGTTCCAGTTTTGCCTTCGAGTCCGAGGTGCATGGATCCCATTACGAATCGATTCGGAAGAGTAAAACTTCCTATATTGATGGGTTGAAAAGCCTTTTCCATGATACAATTCTCCGATAAGTTTACGTATTATAGCTATTATTTACCAGTGGTAATATAAATAATATAAGAATCAAGATTTAAATTACCACTGGTAAATATATTCTTGCAAAGAATGGTAGCTGGCGAGAATCGTTGGTATGCCCGTAAAGAATAAACGCCGCCAACTGCAGGGACCGGGAAGGCCGTTTAAAAAAGACAAGATTACTGTCAGAGAGGATCTTATATTCGCGGGTACTGAATTATTAAAAACAACTCCTCTCGAAGAGATTTCTTTGCGAAAAGTTGCAGCGCTTGCAGGTGTAAGTCATGCTGCATCTTATCATCATTTCGAAAGTAAAAACGCTTTGCTTGCCGCTATTGCAGAAAGAGGATTTCAAAAATATTTCTCCGAGTATCAGAGAGAGTTAGAAAAAACGGATAATGATTTTATAGGACGTTTCCAAGCTCTTGGTTGGACCTATATTCAGTTTATTTTGAATAATCAGCAATTTGCCAGGATCATGTTCGGCGGTGTCGATTTAAAATTGCATCCTACATTGTCCGCTGTTTCGAGAAGAACGTATCGACAATTGCATGAGATCATACGTATGGGGCAGAGATTGGGAGCAATCAAAGTAGGCCAAACACGTGAGAAAACTGTGGCCTCCTGGTCTATGATTCACGGAATCGCGATGCTCTTTTTGGAAGGAAGAATAAAGCCTCAAAAGAACAAAGAGGAAATGAAAAAATTTGTCCTCTCTGTGATAGAGTGCGCATATACAGGAATGACACTACCACCTCATGCAGAAGAATAGTTTCTAAATTTCTAATGTGATACATCTCCCTACAATTTTCAGGCGGAGAGAATCTCATATTCGGATAGATTGATCTTTCTGGTCTTATAAGAATATTCGTAAGTGTGGCCAGGCCAATTATTCGTGTTCTTACCGGAAGAATTGATATACCAGTTATTACACCCGGTATCCCAAACGAATTTATCGAATTTTTTATTTAAAGATGCATTATAATTTTGCATGCTACGAACTTTGGGGATCAATGCTTTAATCCCTTTTTTATTCATTTCATTTAAAGCAGAAATGATATAACGAACTTGGGATTCTATCATATATACGATAGAATTGTGAGCTAGGTTTGTGTTCGGTCCGTATAAAATATAGAAGTTCGGAAAACCTGCAACAGTCACACCTAAATAAGCCTCTGCACCATTTTTCCAAACTTCATTCAGATCCTGGTTGTTTGTTCCTTTTACTTTCATAGGAGAAAGAAACTCAGTGGCCTTAAATCCAGTTCCGAAAACGATCGTATCAAATTTTTGGAGACCTTCTTTGGTTATGATTCCGTCCGAATTTGCTTCCTGGATAGATTCAGAAAGAACTTTTGTATTCGGTTTTGCTAATGCTTCGTAATAATCGTTAGAAAGAAGGATACGTTTACATCCTGCTGGATAATCTGGGGTTAAAATTTTGCGTAATTCCGGATCCTTGACGAACTTTTTCATATGAGAAAGACTCATCCATTTTACGATCTGATTTGCATGATTGTTCTTTTGGAATGCGATCATTCTGATTTCGTTCCAAATATAGATCTGGAATCTATGCAATAGCCTAAGCCCGGGAAGATACTTAAATAAGAACTTTTCAAAACCCCAATATTTGCGGTCCGGTTTAGGAACCACCCAAGGCGCAGTTCTTTGAAAGACTGTCACTTCTGCTCCTTGGTTTACGATCTGAGGAATAAATTGGATGGCACTCGCACCTGTTCCGATCGCAGCTACCTTCTTCCCTGAAAAATTATAAGAAGGATCCCAATTCGCAGAATGGAATATTCTACCTTTAAAACTCTCTAAACCTTTGATCGAAGGAAGAGCAGGGCGATTTAATTGTCCTACTGCTGAAATAAAAACATCATGGTCTAAGGTTTCATTTTGAGAAGTTTTGATCTTCCAGACTCTGGAAGAATCGTCCCAATCGGCTGATTGTATCTCGATACCAAATCGAATATGAGGAAGTACCCCGTATTTTTCGGCACAATGTTTTAAGTAGGAAAGTATTTCAGGCTGGGCGGAATATTTTCTAGGCCAATTTGCATTCGGCTCGAAAGAAAAAGAATAAAGATGAGAAGGAACATCGCATGCCGCTCCCGGATAAGTGTTTTCTCTCCAAGTTCCTCCTACAGAATTTGATTTTTCATAAATTACGAAATTATGAAATCCGTTTTTCTTGAGTTGTATTGCGGCACATAAGCCGCCGAAACCCGTACCAACAATCGCAATAGAGATTGATTTTTCTTTTTTGTTTTGTGATCGCATGGTCTGCAAACTCCGGATAAATGTTATGAACAAATGTTCACAATATTGGATCATTTAGATTTCGACTTATGCGCATCATTGAAAGGAAAATCATTCTAGCAAGTCGATTTTTAGGACTATAATTGTATCGAACCTTGTTAAATATCAATCATAGGTTTATTTTTGAGGAGAAGGAAGAAAGATACGGATCATCGCCTCCTTAGAATTGAGAAACTCCAATGTCAAAGAACCGTGGAAAATTCTCAAAAGTGCACTATGTATTTTTAGTCCTTGGCCGGAAGAACCTATCGATGTATGGTCTTTTCCTATTTCATTTTTGATCTGGATAGATAATCCGTTTTCATATTGAATATGAATCAGGATCTCAGATCGAACTTCTCCGGAATATTTTACTGCATTACGTAAGGATTCTCTGAATGCGTAATATAAAACTTCCTGCACTTCGGGAGGGTAGTTTTCCGTTTGAAAATTTGTAATTGGATCTATTTCCCAAATTAAATTAAAATCTTTTGCCTCTACAGCCTGTAGTTTTTGTAGCATCGGAATTAATCCGATCCTGGAAATTTCCAAGCCGGTATCGGACATTTCTCTCAATAAGGAAGATATTCTTTTATGAAGACTCGTAAGAGAATTTGCATATTCTAAATTAAGACTCCCTGATTTGTCGTTGGAAATTTCTAAAATAAGAGAATGGATCTCCGGAAGTATTTCATCGTGAAGGATCTGCCTGGTTTTTTGGTCGGAAAGTCTTTGTTCTTGTATCTTCTTTCTTTGAAGTTCTTCTAGAATATTTCCGGTTTCTTCTAAAAATAAAGAATGTACGAGCCAGGTGCCCGTGATTCTTGCGATCTCGATCTCTTCTTCTGCAAATAATCCTCCGTTTTCTTTTTGGCCCAAGATTAAATAGGCATTTCCGGAAAGAACACTCTCTATTTTTACTCGGATTACAAAACCTGAGAACTGATCCTTGTCTAAGTATTGAATATTGGAATTTTCCGAATTGAAATCTACTTTAGAAAAATCAAATGTTCCTTGCGAAGTGTCTTCAGGATAATAAATATTCGTATCGGAAATATAGGGGATTTTTCCTTGGAAAATGAGAGCGGCCTTGGTTGACTCTAACACATCTTTGCATAAATATCCGAAAGAAAGTTTTACAGAACCGGAAGATAAGATCTTTTTTAACACTTTATTTTGCTTCGAACTTACTTGTTTGTTCTTTCGTATCGTAAAAAAACGAGAGAGAAAAAAGGAATAGGAAAATACGACAAATATCTCGGCTCTTGGATATCCAAGTTTCGCGAAAACAAAATAGGATAAAAAAAGTGCAAAAGAAATATAAACGGAATTTTTCCATTCTTGTTTTAAACTGATCTTAGGTAGGATTCTTCCCGTAAGTATTTCATAAGAAGTTAAGGCCCAGCCCAAAACCAAAATAGAAATACAAATCAACCCTTGGATACAAATTACGAATCCATAAAAGTATTCGGGCTCTTTTTCCGCTTTTAAGATCAAATTTTCTATAATCCCAAATTCTTCTCCGACGAATAAAACGGAAACTATCAAAACCACTCCTAATAGAGAAAATCCGATTAGTTTTAAGAAAGGGACCGCTTTTTGTCTTCCCAACTCCGAAAGACTATTGTCTGAAATTTTGAATAGAAATAAGCCAAGTAATGAAAGAGAAACACAGGAGAAAATATAAATTAAATAAGCTGATTTGAATGAAAAAGGTACAAATTTCCAATATTCAAATAAACTGATATTCCAAGTTTTGCCCGGGTTATAGATGAGCAAAATTGAGATAGCGATCAGTTGGCAAAAGGAGAGAATATAAAATAAGAAAAGAAAAATTCCTTTTTTTCTTAAAAACCCGAAAAACCAAACGATTACAACGAACCATCCAAATGGGATGAGTATCAGTAAGACCAGTCCTGGAAAAAAATATAAGATAGGATAAGAGGATACTACTAAGAATCCATTCTGGCCTAAAATTGCAGAAAAAGAGAATAATAAAGATGAAACAACTAAGGTAAAAATACTAAAATACGCCGCCGCATTTTTCTTTTCTAGATTTGTTCCGGTGGTCGAACCTAACCAAAACAAATTTGTGGAAAGAAAAATGAAAACGGAACAGATTAAGATTTCAAGATCTGTCGTCAATATTAGGCATCCATGGAATCCTTTCTCCCGAAGAATTCCTGTAAAAAATTTTTTCGTCTTCTTCCCATTCTAAAAAACGATTGGATAATACTATGAGTGCAGCTCTCGTACGGGCAACTTTTTCGTCGGAGTTTGTTTCGTTTAATCCCCAGGCAGAGTAGATCTGACCGTTGATCCTACTGATCGTTCTCTTATCTTTAAACCCGAAATGTTGTGCGATCTGTTCGTTACTAAATCCTTTTGCCAACATTTCTGCTACGGATCTTTCGTTTGGTTCTAATACTGCGAGAGGAGAGTTTTCGTCCTTCTCTCTTACTTCGGTGACTCTTGATTCGATTTCAGGATCTATAAAACTTTTTCCGTCATACGCCAATCGAATGAGTGGAACTACCATCTGAGGAAGAAGATAATTTGATTTTCGAACATATGCATAATGACTTAAAATTCCGGAACTTCTAAAAGTCCTGAAGTATTCATCGCTATCTTGAATAGAATAGATGACTACCGGTTTACGCGGGAATTCCTTTCGGATTGAAATAATGGTTTCTATTCCGTTTAATTTTCCTGCAAGTCTTACATCTAAAAGAAGAACGTCGG harbors:
- a CDS encoding PilZ domain-containing protein; this encodes MEKRKQVRVVPFPKQPVQLQLMGNGFLDILVAQDVSEGGIAVRVPHKFDGCDIHSSVEIVVSLPGYKPFKALGKITHLSASKEAQGLFGLQFTQIDVKGKGFLLDYVKKLTSLRRMAG
- a CDS encoding acyl-CoA dehydrogenase family protein, whose translation is MIANNYFTDDEDLKLFFEHLIDWSSIVKSTEGEEFFDHELYKKTNNPRYEMAPSSVEEAVELYRSSLESLGEFFGKDVSQLSSIMDRKHLRYENGTVIFPDETTSIYEKFRDTGLMPFSISREAGGLGLPGTMSAFYGMIMARADVSFCMTVALLNLAQIVSRYGTEEQIENFAAKAATGETLFAMSLTEPDFGSDLNNVRTTAVKMEDGHYRLNGTKRFISQGCGLGPYPSSLLTLARTGNGGARGLSVFLVKSSDVTIAGIETKMGIHASPTCEVVYENSYGELLGQEGLGLTRYTTGMTNFMRLGSAACGPGAGAGAYYESRKYAEERQQFGKPIAEIPAVAEMLHKIQREVNASRLLTFETARVVDMYQHHQIRLEKGNKEDREIRKDERVKKWGNLASVLTPIAKYYCSEEGHKCAGLAIQIHGGAGYTEDYDVARIFRDSRINTIYEGTSQIHVRIAVGAIVAGMTGDGNFKKYLESINAEIKSPSKFLTEQSKIFEDAITKFRAIEDDQAKERVAENLMIITSRYLCSMLYEKALTKLKQNNQLDRWTKDCTAYLIDSTAIAKSCIYRIENAV
- a CDS encoding GNAT family N-acetyltransferase, which translates into the protein MGSGTVQKKQKVERKLEVRIAENQLEIERTLALRYDVFNLELGEGLPQSAATRKDRDEYDLFCDHLIVVDKNRDDMIVGTYRILRRSVAKANLGFYSDNEFDITKIYELEREPAEIGRSCVHPEYRDGSVISLLWGGLAQYMKKNNIGYLFGCGSVHSTDAQSANEVYAFLKDKQALAGEAFDVKPLPGFEMPGFDQNYSPEDIKEVSKRIPALIKGYIRAGSTICGIPALDAVFKTTDFFIIFDIKDIEARYSKHYLE
- a CDS encoding alpha/beta fold hydrolase, translated to MSEPLWRTHPLAWKASGAFFEWKKRKLFYRIGGEGEALLLLHGFPTSSWDWKDVWESLTHQYKVLTLDYLGFGFSEKPKDGHYSIYEYADQAEFFLQEQGIKKVHLLAHDLGDTVAQELVARFREKLSGQRIGGPDLESVFFLNGGIFPETHRPRTVQKLLNGPLGFLFSRLVNKTSFQKSFSEVFGPNTKPHQDELDGFWECVNNGGGKAIYHKLIRYMRERKIFRDRWVGAILDSPIPYALADGLEDPVSGRHVVDRLREMRPDAKVYELSGIGHYPQTEAADQVLKVYSNFRSKL
- a CDS encoding histone deacetylase, coding for MGKVAYNNPRFFDFVYDDFLCAAVDSHIAQSGVLFHSLTKESVWELFEITGVLAELKKRGYDSFQLDLSGSDDTYQKLILTYQNEIIVHLRLSIQEYRIRLNDYFFKEKYLVVNWLQTRHPKQEGRDPARLYPGQDVPGLGIFPEMSDLIGFLIISLRLNGAVIRPEYFHDAVLFSRKFHFLEADSKALYQALRTTFPKHSIRAISTLLQHGKIVDAKRGVIEWKPIEMIFFLEKSLNFFVFNRKFEKKVSKILSTYKLSLVEGAEAELGLNT
- a CDS encoding aldo/keto reductase; translation: MESSYSRKKFLKLLAVSAAGVSLSENIISPLFSQTSGVSKMLKRKIPKTGEEIPAIGLGTWQTLDVDPDPSSLAPLKEVLSEFLHTGGGVVDSSPMYGRSEEIFGILSKDFSDAERKKFFLATKVWIRGEAAGKSQIETSFKKMKTEKIDLFQIHNLLDTQTHLKTLRGLKEKGKIRYIGLTHFTTSAFSEMERISEKEKPDFLQIPYSIQTREAENRILPFAQEHGIAVLINRPFEEGGLFRNTKGKILPEYFKEWDCSSFAQAFLKYILSHPAVTCAIPATSKISHLKDNMGAGIGRFPEGKERKVFLSNLLDAMD